The window ATTCTATTCATCTGCCGCTGCTGTTAGTCCGTTCCGCCGTTCTTCTAACTAGACCTGGGCAGCTCGGCGCTTGAGCCGAGGACTCTAACCAGCTCGTCCAGCAAGAGGGACATGAGTAAGGCATCAAGTATTCGATCTAGGAGCGAGCGACGTCATATCCTAATCGGCTGTAATTTTAATTTAACAAATTTCTATTCCCCGGTCTAGTAGTTTAGTTGTTTAATTATATTCTCTTCATCTTTTGACATCTCATATTTCAAGATCGAAGTCACATCTTCTATTATGCTTGCTTAGTAGACCTCACTTTAAAATTTCTCACATGACCCCGGTTTATATTGGCCCCCAGCCCTGATTTCTACCATGTTTTGTCCCTATCTATCTTGGACACGCGTGTCAAAATTAAGCAGTGCATTCTCATGGCTCTTGATTGATGTACTGAGTGTTGTCAGCAAGCTAAGGGAAGAAAGCCATTTTCTTTCTGTATCCGTCACGGCTCACAACCCAGGACCCAGGTGTTGCGTCGTGCATGCAAAGCGTGCGCTCGGTGCTGGAATCCGTAATGATCAGATATCCCACAACAACCCCGCAGAGGGTtggcccggccgccgctgcgcgctGGCTCGCTGGCCACGTCGCGGGCGCCGAATCGCCGGGCTGATCGGACGGAAAGACGCCATGGCCCATGGCGACATcatcacctccgccgccggggtAACCTCGGCGCGGCGCTGCCACGCACGGCGATACTACCTGATTGATCGGGCTAGTTTATTATTCGGCGGCTGGACACGCGCGGCGTCGCGACGGGCTGCCTCCGCGCGCGATCTTTTGGGCGCTCCCTCGCTCCATGATTACTTACCCGAACTGGCAACGAGCAAATCCGTTTGATGAGCACTCGAGAGCTGCAACGTGCCGAGTTGAAGCGGCGGCGAAGACCAAGATGGACAACATCACGGAACGCCGCACGCTCTGGTGGGGGACGGCGGCGTGCAATGCATTGGCCCGGGCGGGCGGCCGTGGACGGCTGCCGGATTTTCTGGCCCCTACCGGCCGGTGGCGGTGGGCTACCACCTGGCGGCGACGACCGACGCGCGGAGCAATGGGCACGCGGCAGGTGTGCGGCTCCGAcgacctcctcctgctgctgccgccgtggTTCGGCCCACAACCCTGCCAGCCTTCTAACTCCATCTCTTTCGTGCATATCCTCCGAGTGCAAAATCCAAATGCATCTGCAACTAGGATACTAGTACCCATACACGCCTCCTGGGCAGCAGAATCTATCCGAATCAAGCTTTCCGTCTTTCCGGCCGATCGGAAATACGGCTGCTGCTCCCACAACCGTGGGACCTGAGACCTGACTAGCTCCCAGGACACACATATTCCTGACACatattggtttttttttttgggcctGATGAACTCGCATCTCGCAACGAATGATCGAGAGAACACATGCGCGGATTGCATGCGAGCATGCAGTGCTATCTTTTTTGCGGCGCAAGAAATATCCTTACCGGATCTCTCTTCAGGACAAAAGAAATGCACATCAAATCGAACTCTGATTACAATAAGCAGTACGAAGTCGTGGCAGATACAGATTTCGCtgcaatatatataaaatactaTGATAATAAGCTAGGTCAAGCTCCAGTACTTGTTCTCTTACGTGAAGCGAGCATGCATGATTGCACGTACTGCCTGCCAGCCAGCGTGTGCTCTGATATTTTTCTAACGGACACCTTCTTTCTTGTGTCGTCGTCATAATTCTAACGGACACCTTCTTTCTTCTTACCATAAAAAGGAGGTAGCAGTGTAGGTGCATGCAGCATCCGGATTCTAGAAGGTCATGGCCTCACCAGCGGTGACAAAGAGAAAAGGAGTTGAGTACACGTTTGGAACGCACGAACAACACCGGGAACGAGTGAACGACGATCTACAATACCTGTCGCACAGTCCTCGTGTGTTTCCCGCGACAAACTCGCTGGCTGCCACTTGTCCCTCGCTTGCATGGGGGCGAGGAAAAGATtaggggggagggagggatccGCAGGGCACACGTGGCCGGAGAGATATTACAGTTCTTCCCACAGTGAACTTCCTCAGAAACGTTCAGAATAATGTTCAGGAAATCAGGGCGGGGGAAAGCGATGATCTAACCATGCTGCACAGGCTCTCGCACGGATTGATCGGCCGCGCGACTTCTCACAGCTGTCTCCCCCCGCGCGTGCGCGAGGTCAACTCCTCTGACCGGCACATGGTTCGTTCTTGAATTTCCTCTTGATCGGGATGGTAACCTACTATCGCCTCACCTTCAATTCGTTTCCGTGAGCattccgagagagagagagagagagaggaaaaaaaaatcgaGAGAAGAGAGCTAGTCTTGTGATCTTGTTTCCGTGCGAGCCGTTCAACAAAGGAACCGAGGAAGGCAGAGGGGCGTGCGTGCGACCGTTTCCCGCGACGGACGAGCTGCCTCTTGAACACGTGTGTACTAGTAGTTCAATTCCGTTCAAAATTCAGCGTTCCTAGTACTCGCATGCTccggctgtttttttttttgaaagattgcTCCGGTTGCTTTTTACTACCCTTTTTACCGATCAGTGAGACTGGCAACGCTGTCGTATTTCCTCCGTCACTGCTGCGGTATCATTCACCCCTGAATCATGGGCGATGCAGTATGCAGTCAAACACCTGCTTAAAggccgacccccccccccccccaaattgtAATCCTAGTGGTAacaatttccttttatttcccTAACTTCTCATAGTTTACGTCAATTGTCAACTGAGATTGGTACGGTAGAGAGTATTTTTTTAAACATAGTACAAACACAAACACTTGCATATGCGCATGTAGTGACCCACCTTATGAGCACCTCAGATGAATGGTTGCATATCTTGAGATTAGCAGAGTCTCTGTATGTGTCTCGCCATCGACGATATGACCTCTGGAAGGATATAACCGTTAATGTTCTCTAGGATAGATTCAGAAAAATGTGAACAGGCAGGAATTCAGGCGAGCAAATTGAAGTGCACTGATGAAGCTCAGCTTAGTTCAGTCTTCTCTTTGAGTTATTCTGTAGTTCTTCGATGAGAAAACATATACTCACTTCACAAAATCCGACAGAGACAACGAGCACTGGATACGTTTGGGACCGAAGGAATTAATTTGAAAAGGTTTGCCACCAACTAAGCCGAGAGCTACCACTCTGCTAGCAGCCAGGCAGCCAGGTGGTGCTGCGGCGAGGGCCAGGAGGACGGAGGAGCAAGCGGCCAAACCGAGCTGCGTGTGCGCGTTACACGCAGCGGCAGCGCGAGAACGAGCGCGTCCCGCATCCGCTAGCGCGGAGACAGGGGCGGAGAGGGAGAGGTGAGCTGGAGCGAGGGAAGCGACTCCCCCCGCGAGCAGCACATCGATTGATTAGTGGATCGTCGCTCCACTCTCGTATTTTCTTTTCGGATTAATCGCGCAATAAttccctgcccccccccccccccccccccccccccccgccgtctCGCGCTGCCGCACGGCTCCTGCTggatggagggagggagagcgcGCGTAGTGGTGGTAGATCTTTTGGGGAGGAGAActggagaagaaaagaaagcctCACCACCAATCTATAAATAGCTGCCACCTCCCTCGCCTTTCCCTCCACCCCAACAGCATagcatcctcctcctccgccttcctTCACCCGTTGCAGACTTGCagcctctccttcctcctcctccgccctttCCTAGCTCGCTCCCTCCACCGCGGCTGTAGCTAGCGGAGCAGGAGCGAAAGCAAAAGGCCATGGGCGCCCTCCTGCTCTTCGTCTGCCTCCTGGCGCCGTTCGTGCTCGCCTGCGCCGCCCGTggcaggaggcggcgggccgccgcgccggcgtgcggcaaggcgctgccgctgccgccggggtCCATGGGGTGGCCGTACGTGGGCGAGACGTTCCAGCTCTACTCCTCCAAGAACCCCAACGTGTTCTTCGCCCGGAAGCAGAACCGGTACGGGCCCATCTTCAAGACGCACATCCTGGGGTGCCCCTGCGTGATGGTGTCCAGCCCGGAGGCGGCGCGCTTCGTGCTCGTCACGCAGGCGCACCTCTTCAAGCCCACCTTCCCGGCCAGCAAGGAGCGCATGCTGGGCCCGCAGGCCATCTTCTTCCAGCAGGGCGACTACCAcgcccacctccgccgcctcgtctcCCGGGCCTTCTCCCCGGAGGCCATCCGCGCCTCCGTGCCGGCCATCGAGGCCATCGCGCTGCGCTCGCTCCGCTCCTGGGACGGCCAGCTCGTCAACACCTTCCAGGAGATGAAGCTGGTACTACTAGCTGCTGCTTGCTCCTCCTTCTCTGCTCTGCGTCGTGCTCTGTTCCAAAATCGAAAAATCAGAATCGAAATCGAAATCAAATGCTCCGTGCTGATTGTCTTGTCCCGCTGCAGTACGCGCTGAATGTGGCATTGCTGTCCATCTTCGGCGAGGAGGAGATGCGCTACATCGAGGAGCTGAAGCAGTGCTACCTGACCCTGGAGAAGGGGTACAACTCGATGCCGGTGAACCTGCCGGGCACCCTGTTCCACATGGCCATGAAGGCCCGCAAGCGCCTGGGCGACCTCGTGGCCCACATCATCTCggcgcggcgcgagcggcggcagcgcggcagCAGCGACCTCCTGGCCTCCTTCCTGGACGCCCGCGAGGCGCTCACCGACGCCCAGATCGCCGACAACGTCATCGGCGTCATCTTCGCCGCCCGCGACACCACCGCCAGCGTCCTCACCTGGATGGTCAAGTTCCTCGGCGACCACCCCTCGGTGCTCAAGGCCGTCATCGTAAGTGTCGTCGATCTCCGCgccccatccatccatccatccatccaatcGTTCGAAACCAGTCGTTTGATGCTGAGCCCCGAACCCAAACCGCAGGACGAGCAGGAGGAGATCGCGCGGTCCAAGTGCTCCCCCGACGCGCCCCTGACGTGGGCGGACACCCGGCGGATGCGCATGACGAGCCGTGTGATCCAGGAGACGATGCGGGTGGCGTCCATCCTGTCCTTCACCTTCCGGGAGGCGGTGGAGGACGTGGAGTACCAAGGTGAGGATGCGCTCGCTCGCTCACTCACATCCCTCGCTGTCAAGCAAGCTCCGCCAGCAGTTATTAGTCGGCCTGGCTCGGCTCCCCGTTTGCTCACGTCCCTGTCCCCGTCGTGCGCTGCTGCGGATGAACTGGACGGACAGGACGGCTTCCTAACCGAAAATGAATAGACTAACTCACCAGTGCGCTGGCTGCCTCTGCAGGGTACCTGATCCCCAAGGGCTGGAAGGTGCTGCCCCTGTTCCGGAACATCCACCACAGCCCCGCCCACTTCCCCTGCCCGGACAAGTTCGACCCCTCCCGATTCGAGGTCAGTCTCGCTCTCGCAGCGCAAGCGCAGTTGGTTACCTTTCCTCTGCTCCTCCCCCCGTGCATCTAGCTGGTATCTGACGAGAGGACTCTTGTGGATGCAGGTGGCGCCCAAGCCCAACACGTTCATGCCCTTCGGCAACGGGACCCACTCGTGCCCCGGCAACGAGCTCGCCAAGCTGGAGATGCTCGTGCTCTTCCACCACCTCGCCACCAAGTACAGGTGGTCCACCTCCAAGTCCGAGAGCGGCGTGCAGTTCGGCCCCTTCGCGCTGCCGCTCAACGGCCTGCCCATGACCTTCACCCGCAGGGACTGAGCCGGGCCGACGCACGGACCAGGCCAAAACCGACGGAGATCCGAAACCGGACCGGATGGTGGTATTGGTAGTGGTATATACTCCTACTTGCACTAAGCAATACCTAGGCACGGCACGCGGAAACCGCTGCCGGAATTGGGCgtcggccgcgggcgccggtcGCCATCGGACGGGACGGCCATCGGATCAGGCATGGGATCGCAGAAAGATCACGCAAGATAACCCGTGTACAGATTCTTCCTCAGCTCTCTGCCTCTCTCTCAGCTGGTAGGACCGGACCCCAACAAGCCGGAAGAGGAGACCAGACACAAAGATTAGTTGTAGCCGCGTAGGTGTCAGTCAGTCAGTGTTAAGCTAAGCTAAGCTGCTCCAGTAGGCATCAGACGCCACAAAGAAGTGGCGCTGAACTGTAAAACCAAACTCATTTTGATCTTCTTCTTATTTTCCCCcccttataatttttttaaagccAGCCAGACAGCACCCTATAGCAGAAGGACAAGCGAAcaaaaaagaaaggagaagagaggaggcCCCTGATTGGGATTGTAAGCAAAGCTAGGTTGTCCGCCTGAAAGCAGGCTGGCAGCTAGGCCGAATAATCCATGgacggatggatggatggattcaTCGCCGGAGTCAAAAGAGAACCACGTCGTCGTCCCGCAGCTAAAGGCCCGGGACGGCGACACACCCTCTTGTATTGTTTCGTCCAACGCAAGAGACAGTGACTGCTTTCGGAACAGCTACTGCTCGTATTAATTTAATTGCTGAGTGTGTGCGCATTGCGTTGGCTCTGCTGCTCCTTTTGTGTCGATTAAGTTGTTAAGCAATAGCAACTCTCGATCGCCTCATGTGCTCTGTCCGTGCATGCTTTTAAAGAACAAAGTCTGCACTGCTCTGCACCTCTGGAAAACAAAATATTGGTTGGACTTTGGGGGTGTAGTACGGCTCTCCCGGGTCAAACTGAAGAAACCATAATTCGTATTGTGGATCTGATGGTCTTTAGACTATTCCTTCTGCTCCTTATTCTAATTTTACAATGGTTAAATATCATCTTCTACAAAATTTGCCATATAACTCGTATTTTTTTACTCATCCAAACTTTTATGAAACAAAGGAACAGATAGTTTTTGAGTGGCAATTGTCGAAACCAAACATGACCCGTGAGACTGatttccccttttttttccccctctccctcgccttcctcctctctcaTACAAGGGGAGATCTACTATTATTTTTATGCGCGCGCACGTATCCCTTAGACCCATCGTGTCCCTGGCAATTGGCTTTTCTCTCTATCATTGTTCTCGTTCTAGGATGTTTAAATGTCTTATACaaaaatctattatattattaaaggagtgttaaaGAAAGCCACCACATTCGCCGAGAGGATCTAGAAATTCctacattaatctaaaaaagagaaggatttgaaccgttggattttatgaagatctaacggttcaaactAACTCGAGTTTATATCAAATACGATTAAcaaatagctaatttcggatttaaaaaattaagaaaaaataGGACATGACAAAGAGTCCATGCCCGAATACAATTATTAAATAGCTtaattcggaattaaaaaaGGAAATTATGTCTTAACCAAAGAGTCCATATTGAAAAAACACTAAATAGCCAAATTCAGAATTATAAAATTAAGAAAATTAGCATTAGCACTCGACAAAAAATTAATATTGGCCGAATagctaaattaaaaattaaaagtataaaattttattaaattattaagggagtgttaaaagaagctaGCACGTTcatcgagagggtctagaaatttctacgttaatctaaaaaagagaaggatttacactgttggattttatgaagaccTAACGGTTCAAAGtaactcaagagtccatatcaaatacgattaataaatagctaattatgaatttaaaaattaaaaaaaattaggacATGACAGAGAGTCCATGCCGAATACgattagtaaatagcttaattcagaattaaaaaataaggaaattaggacttaaccaaagagtccatgttgaatacaattactaaatagacAAATTTagaattataaaattaaattggctttaaaTATGACTAACAAATATATAAATGCAAGaactagaataaaaaaaatattgttgatGTGTGTAGTGATTAAGAAGCATATTAAGAAGGAAAATAGCTAAGTAAACAGTATAGGtcaaatgcaataataaaattcaaaatttaagtTCCATGCCGAATCAAGTTAATAAATACTCCAATTTATTGAAGATCTAAATAGTATTTGTGTATTTGTGCATAAGCAATGACAACGCGATCATAGTTGTATTGTATATGTACTACAGAAAGAGATAATTGCTTTCAAAAATCTTCGGAACGCCCTACACTACAGCGCGACTATAGTCTTTGCTCGAGATTCCGAATCACAACTTTTTGAGTCTCAAGAAGGTCCTGCAGTATATGCAGCTGCATGAAGCACACTGGATTCTACTCAAAATCATTGCCGAACTCAATCAATCCATTTTTTCTAGAACAGCCAAACGTCAAGATAGGGATGGAAAAATAATGACGATGCGCAGAGTTTCAGATATTGCTATCTATTGCAAAACCATCAGCACCTTATGATTGTCAGTGTGGGCCAATGAATACGCCGGCCAATCAATGTGAGAGAAATATCCGTTGAATAACCAATGCTTTCTCCAAACAAGGATTATCATTGTAAATGTTGCATATTCCTGAACAACTTTAGTTATACAAACTATTCTGATGGTGGTCAACGAAGATTCATCATTCTGTGGGCATACAAAtagttccatacaagtaatCATCGCTGGGATAAAGAGTAAACACCGAAACCTACAAATAAATGTTATTGCTATTAGCTCCATCTAAATATATGCATGGGGAAAAATCAGGAACTTAATCGtgtgaggaatcaaatagcATAAATAATTCTTATCATCATTATTCCCGTCTAATCTTCTATAAGTACATGAAGAAACACTAGGCATGGAACACAAATGTGATCTATACCTCTAAAGAAGTATAGAGAAAGAGAATAGAAAATGATAAAGAAGCAGCAAGGTTGAACGTGTAAGGAAAGTAGAAAAAGGAGAATATAAAACGAAGgcaggaaaaatgagaaaatgagggcaaaagaaaaagacaaaagtgaACTTATTGGTTTAGTCAATAAATAATATCATTAGTCACTACTATGTTATTTCATATGAAGTTATATTATTACAAAAACATATTATAGATtatgagaaaaatattaaattatagcCATGGCACGTTGGACATTTGACATCTTCCATATAttcataaaaaaaagagaagcggTTCGACCgaacggttttcaaaacaactccATAGCCACAAGAGAAGTCGCTCCATCAAAGAAGTTACAACTAGAGTTATTTTAGCCACAACTTTAGACCTGGAGCCCTGCTAATCTACCCCAAAGTAGATTGCCTACAATAAGAAACAAATTATTCAAATAAATGTACGCTGTCGCTGCTCCTCTTtgctaaaaaaaaacaaaagcccTGAGGCACAATACTAAACGGGGAACTTCACCATTAGATGCATCGGACGCAATAGACACTAATCAATTTCAGATATACGGAGGAACATAATGGAAGACCGAGAAATCAATATAAATAGTTAGAGAAAATGGATGATAAAGAGTTAGGAACAACAATAAAGATATATgaaaacatatcaggtgcaaaccaacctctccgtgcaaatCGTGCAAACTCCAATCTaggccaccggatcaacatccaggGGCGCAGAGGGAGTGGAAGGGGGGATTTGAACTATCTATCGCGGAGATGACACAACTCTAAAGTAGGCCAATTTATGCAGTCATATGGGCTAAAAACTAATAAAATGTGCAGTAGCCAAAGTgggaataataataataattttggTTAAGTAAAAAATTTAGAACATATAAGCATTAATAtagcacacatatatataagttttgcATAACATTTATTTACCAAAGACAGAAGGAGACCCCaacttatttttaaaataattttttttgtctaatccatgatcatttttattaCATTCCCGTGATGAGTTAGATCTAGGTCTGCTAGATGTTACTTAAGTGCTCTAACAACCACACTAGATATATTTTCGTTAAATAATAATCAAAATATTGCAAGATACAAATCGAACTCCAATATTTAAGTTACACATTGTTGGCAAACATAACTAACacatacatataaatatatttcatagcTACTTATAAAACACTTTATGTAAATACAAATATGTACAGTATGCATCTGTATTCAAGATGACCCAAAATTAAATTCAATCCTCAATTTAAGATTTTGCAGGTTAATGTACTGAAATATACAACTATAATATAGCATAAAGCAACTTAAAATTTGATGCTTGACATGAACTCCTATGCATAGAAAGCTGCAGTAGTATTCAATAAGAGCAAACGAGAGGTAAATAAATTACCAAATATATCTCTTTTGTAAACATAAAATTTGTAAAGAATTAAgtaaaaaactagctacccgtgctattagcgcgggccaccttcCTAGTTAACATGAGAAAAGTGTTTTTCCACTTATTCGAACTTTTATAAAAGAGAGGTATTAAAGAATTTTCTAGGCGCAGTTGGTTAATCTCCCCATTCTAGAATGATCAAATGCCTTCAATTAAAAATGGCATGTAACTTGTATTTTCTTTAGGGACTCAAGGGGACCTGTACTACTCTTTTTGGGTGCGCGCGCAGGCGTGTGtgttggaggggggggggggttgttcCCTGGCAATCGGTTTTTCTTCTACCATTATTCTGATTCTATAATGTTTATTTTACATTTTTCACTCTTCACTCCAAACTTCCCTGGGAGAGAGACATAAGAGAATTTTTGAGGGGTAATTATGTTGATTATTCCCTTTGCTCTAGAAGGCTCAAACGTCTTCTACAAAAATTGAAACGTAACTTGTATTGTTTCACCTCTTTCAACTAATATGGAAGAGAGAAGCAAGAGAATTTTTTGAGGGGCAAATAGACTATTCCTATTGTACCATTATTCTTGTTCTAGAATGCTTAAACTCAAAAATTGCCATGAGTCTTTGTTAATCGTTTGTtcaaatgaaattgttaatTTTTATTTTACGAGTTCCCTGGTAAAACAGTACAAATTCTTTAGGCAGAGCAATTCTTTAGGATTAGATTCACCATGGTACGGACCAGGATCACTATATCCTTCGGGTTTATAGAGGGTTAGGGTAATTCATTATCGTTGAGCAATATGTCGTTTGTTATTTTTGAGCAGCGACCATGATAATGTTGTCATCCATGGGTTGGAGAGGGAAAAGGATGATGGCCCGATGTTTGCAAGGCTTGTGTACATATGAGGCCAAGTTTGATAGTGCACAATTGTTACCAAAGTTGGTCAAGGTCATGCAATAGGGGACGTTATTGAAAGATCTCGTTATATAGGACGAGAGGTGCCCATTGATTGTGGCGTGGTTCGATAGTATTGGTGGTTACAATGATGTTTACACTTTATGAGGTGCAGTAGGACATTTTTGGGCCTTTTGACATTGGCTTAAAGGATGATTATTTAATCGATGATCTTGGCCAAAATTCTTACCAAAATCCCTTTCTTTTTGAATCATTTATGAATTGTTCCAAAAATTTTAGAATAGATATTACTAACTTGATTAGTTatacatttttcataattaTAATCAAAATAAGGCACTTCAACGGGGAAAAGAAAGTATGGTAAAATACGTTAGAGCACGTGTGTGTTCGATATTGGAACATGTAAGAGTAAGGCTAATAATTT is drawn from Panicum virgatum strain AP13 chromosome 1N, P.virgatum_v5, whole genome shotgun sequence and contains these coding sequences:
- the LOC120656938 gene encoding abscisic acid 8'-hydroxylase 1-like — protein: MGALLLFVCLLAPFVLACAARGRRRRAAAPACGKALPLPPGSMGWPYVGETFQLYSSKNPNVFFARKQNRYGPIFKTHILGCPCVMVSSPEAARFVLVTQAHLFKPTFPASKERMLGPQAIFFQQGDYHAHLRRLVSRAFSPEAIRASVPAIEAIALRSLRSWDGQLVNTFQEMKLYALNVALLSIFGEEEMRYIEELKQCYLTLEKGYNSMPVNLPGTLFHMAMKARKRLGDLVAHIISARRERRQRGSSDLLASFLDAREALTDAQIADNVIGVIFAARDTTASVLTWMVKFLGDHPSVLKAVIDEQEEIARSKCSPDAPLTWADTRRMRMTSRVIQETMRVASILSFTFREAVEDVEYQGYLIPKGWKVLPLFRNIHHSPAHFPCPDKFDPSRFEVAPKPNTFMPFGNGTHSCPGNELAKLEMLVLFHHLATKYRWSTSKSESGVQFGPFALPLNGLPMTFTRRD